From the Scophthalmus maximus strain ysfricsl-2021 chromosome 11, ASM2237912v1, whole genome shotgun sequence genome, one window contains:
- the mtus2b gene encoding microtubule-associated tumor suppressor candidate 2 isoform X5: protein MGHCCCRLHFLPLRCLDQTSESAIVKERELSLELARIRDEVAFSVAHWEQLQREKEEVERRFEAELQGLRAQQRRELRALEERLRARHRAETGSLRAEQRAELEELRARQQDQIEEMSENHEASLMEIETTHNDTLATLQEEHARTVKNLKMAHEQQRRSLEEDFEKIRLSLQDQVDTLTFQNRSLRDRAKRFEEALRRSTDEQIVDALAPYKHIEEDLKSLKEVLEMKNQQIHQQDLKITELEKIAEKNVYLEERVQVLQQQNEDLKERIDKNLAVSRQLSEENANLQVNVEKESNEKKRLSRNNEELLWRLQTGELSPRMSPSSSPIHRPVSGPGSPARPHSYHQ from the exons ATGGGCCATTGCTGCTGCAGGCTCCATTTCCTCCCACTGCGCTGTCTGGACCAAACG AGTGAGAGTGCCATTGTGAAAGAGAGGGAACTTTCCCTGGAGCTTGCCAGAATCAGGGATGAAGTGG CTTTCAGTGTTGCACACTGGGAGCAACTGCAgcgggagaaggaggaggtggagcgtCGCTTCGAGGCCGAGCTCCAGGGACTGCGAGCGCAGCAGCGGCGGGAGCTGCGAGCGCTGGAGGAGCGGCTGAGGGCGCGGCACAGGGCCGAGACCGGGAGCCTGCGGGCCGAGCAGCGAgccgagctggaggagctgcgggCCAGACAGCaggatcag ATCGAGGAGATGAGCGAGAACCACGAGGCGTCCTTGATGGAGATAGAGACCACTCACAATGACACACTGGCCACGCTGCAGGAGGAGCACGCCAGGACTGTGAAGA ATTTGAAGATGGCGcatgagcagcagaggaggtcTCTGGAGGAAGATTTCGAAAAGATCCGGCTGTCACTGCAG GATCAGGTGGACACGCTGACGTTCCAGAACCGCAGCCTCAGGGACCGAGCCAAGCGGTTCGAGGAGGCTCTTCGCAGGAGCACCGATGAGCAGATAGTG GACGCCCTGGCACCGTATAAACACATTGAGGAGGACCTGAAGAGTCTAAAAGAAGTTCTGGAGATGAAGAATCAACAAATTCACCAGCAGGACCTGAAGATAACAGAACTGGAGAAAATA GCTGAAAAGAACGTTTACCTGGAGGAGAGAGTGCAggtgttgcagcagcagaacgAGGACCTGAAGGAACGAATAGACAAGAACCTCGCCGTGTCCAG ACAACTCTCCGAGGAGAATGCCAACCTGCAGGTGAACGTGGAGAAGGAGAGCAACGAGAAGAAGCGGCTGAGTCGCAACAATGAGGAGCTGCTGTGGCGTCTCCAGACGGGCGAGCTGAGCCCTCGCATGTCCCCCAGCTCCTCCCCCATCCATCGACCCGTCTCCGGACCAGGCTCCCCTGCGCGCCCACACTCCTACCACCAATGA
- the mtus2b gene encoding microtubule-associated tumor suppressor candidate 2 isoform X4 has product MGHCCCRLHFLPLRCLDQTSESAIVKERELSLELARIRDEVAFSVAHWEQLQREKEEVERRFEAELQGLRAQQRRELRALEERLRARHRAETGSLRAEQRAELEELRARQQDQIEEMSENHEASLMEIETTHNDTLATLQEEHARTVKNLKMAHEQQRRSLEEDFEKIRLSLQDQVDTLTFQNRSLRDRAKRFEEALRRSTDEQIVDALAPYKHIEEDLKSLKEVLEMKNQQIHQQDLKITELEKIQAEKNVYLEERVQVLQQQNEDLKERIDKNLAVSRQLSEENANLQVNVEKESNEKKRLSRNNEELLWRLQTGELSPRMSPSSSPIHRPVSGPGSPARPHSYHQ; this is encoded by the exons ATGGGCCATTGCTGCTGCAGGCTCCATTTCCTCCCACTGCGCTGTCTGGACCAAACG AGTGAGAGTGCCATTGTGAAAGAGAGGGAACTTTCCCTGGAGCTTGCCAGAATCAGGGATGAAGTGG CTTTCAGTGTTGCACACTGGGAGCAACTGCAgcgggagaaggaggaggtggagcgtCGCTTCGAGGCCGAGCTCCAGGGACTGCGAGCGCAGCAGCGGCGGGAGCTGCGAGCGCTGGAGGAGCGGCTGAGGGCGCGGCACAGGGCCGAGACCGGGAGCCTGCGGGCCGAGCAGCGAgccgagctggaggagctgcgggCCAGACAGCaggatcag ATCGAGGAGATGAGCGAGAACCACGAGGCGTCCTTGATGGAGATAGAGACCACTCACAATGACACACTGGCCACGCTGCAGGAGGAGCACGCCAGGACTGTGAAGA ATTTGAAGATGGCGcatgagcagcagaggaggtcTCTGGAGGAAGATTTCGAAAAGATCCGGCTGTCACTGCAG GATCAGGTGGACACGCTGACGTTCCAGAACCGCAGCCTCAGGGACCGAGCCAAGCGGTTCGAGGAGGCTCTTCGCAGGAGCACCGATGAGCAGATAGTG GACGCCCTGGCACCGTATAAACACATTGAGGAGGACCTGAAGAGTCTAAAAGAAGTTCTGGAGATGAAGAATCAACAAATTCACCAGCAGGACCTGAAGATAACAGAACTGGAGAAAATA CAGGCTGAAAAGAACGTTTACCTGGAGGAGAGAGTGCAggtgttgcagcagcagaacgAGGACCTGAAGGAACGAATAGACAAGAACCTCGCCGTGTCCAG ACAACTCTCCGAGGAGAATGCCAACCTGCAGGTGAACGTGGAGAAGGAGAGCAACGAGAAGAAGCGGCTGAGTCGCAACAATGAGGAGCTGCTGTGGCGTCTCCAGACGGGCGAGCTGAGCCCTCGCATGTCCCCCAGCTCCTCCCCCATCCATCGACCCGTCTCCGGACCAGGCTCCCCTGCGCGCCCACACTCCTACCACCAATGA